Proteins co-encoded in one Vigna unguiculata cultivar IT97K-499-35 unplaced genomic scaffold, ASM411807v1 contig_689, whole genome shotgun sequence genomic window:
- the LOC114172711 gene encoding uncharacterized protein LOC114172711, whose translation MTEAEAAGSGNLVMGYCVISRMRCCVLYDSGVTHSFVSDACVKKLGLSVCKLQCELVVSTPTSGLVRTSSLCARCPVVVERRKYRVNLICLPLQELEVILGMDSLSANCILIDCREKRLLFPDSEELELVSPQGVVREIQSGA comes from the coding sequence ATGACCGAAGCAGAGGCggcaggttcaggtaacctcgtaatgggttattgtgtgatttctAGGATGAGATGCTGCgtgttatatgattctggagtgacacactcctttgtgtcagatGCTTGTGTGAAAAAGTTGGGTCTGTCGGTGTGTAAGTTGCAGTGTGAACTTGTGGTATCTACTCCGacatcgggtttggtcaggacgtcgtccttgtgtgctaggtgtccTGTGGTGGTGGAAAGACGCAAATATAGGGTGAATCTGATATGTCTACCTCTCCAAGAGTTGGAAGTGATCCTAGGGATGGATTCACTCTCTGCCAACTGCATTCTTATAGACTGTCGGgagaagaggttgttgtttcccgaTTCAGAGGAGCTCGAGTTGGTGTCTCCTCAAGGggtggtgagggagattcagAGTGGCGCGTAA